Proteins encoded by one window of Pseudonocardia alni:
- a CDS encoding GPP34 family phosphoprotein, producing MRTLLLAEELLLLGLDRSTGRIGDRFDGRVLPVALVRDLVDAGALHLDGGDGPDGGDTVTPSGGEPDHPALAAALAAVTRDGTDTGSHAVAATAAHLARTPAGSAGGAVGQLVADGVLAAQEYRRFGLFRRVLLTEQDPEPARALRTRLASLLVTETAPGGHDGLLLALLGLTDLAGDVLPPEIDAETRGVAQHRAALVAEGAARDPFVRAYFAVRSGWAGN from the coding sequence GTGCGGACCCTGCTGCTGGCCGAGGAACTGCTCCTGCTGGGGCTCGACCGCTCGACCGGCCGGATCGGTGACCGGTTCGACGGGCGGGTCCTGCCCGTCGCGCTGGTGCGCGACCTGGTCGACGCCGGTGCACTGCACCTCGACGGCGGGGACGGCCCCGACGGCGGCGACACCGTGACGCCGTCGGGCGGGGAGCCCGACCACCCCGCGCTGGCCGCGGCGCTGGCCGCGGTGACCCGGGACGGCACCGACACCGGCTCGCACGCCGTCGCCGCCACCGCGGCACACCTCGCGCGGACCCCGGCGGGCTCGGCGGGCGGCGCCGTGGGGCAGCTGGTCGCCGACGGGGTCCTCGCCGCGCAGGAGTACCGCCGGTTCGGGCTGTTCCGCCGGGTGCTGCTCACCGAGCAGGACCCGGAGCCGGCCCGGGCGCTGCGCACCCGGCTGGCGTCGCTGCTGGTCACCGAGACGGCGCCGGGCGGGCACGACGGCCTGTTGCTCGCGCTGCTGGGGCTCACCGACCTCGCCGGTGACGTCCTGCCGCCGGAGATCGACGCGGAGACGCGCGGGGTCGCGCAGCACCGCGCGGCGCTCGTCGCGGAAGGGGCGGCGCGGGACCCGTTCGTCCGGGCCTACTTCGCGGTGCGGTCCGGGTGGGCCGGGAACTGA
- a CDS encoding dTDP-4-dehydrorhamnose 3,5-epimerase family protein has product MKATPLSIEGAWLFEPTTFADRRGSFTAPFQGPAFREALGFDLTVAQTNQSVSARGVVRGVHYADVPPGQAKYLYVATGAVRDVVVDLRVGSPTFGRVEAVDLDAASMRAVYLSEGLGHAFQALADTTVVGYLCSTSYTPAAEHGISPLDPALALPWAEGVEPVLSDKDRAAPTLDEALAAGVLPAWESCRARLAELRG; this is encoded by the coding sequence GTGAAGGCGACCCCGCTGTCGATCGAGGGCGCCTGGCTGTTCGAGCCGACCACCTTCGCCGACCGCCGCGGCTCGTTCACCGCTCCCTTCCAGGGCCCGGCGTTCCGCGAGGCGCTCGGGTTCGACCTGACCGTCGCCCAGACCAACCAGTCGGTGTCGGCGCGCGGGGTCGTGCGCGGCGTGCACTACGCCGACGTGCCGCCCGGCCAGGCCAAGTACCTCTACGTGGCCACCGGCGCCGTCCGCGACGTCGTGGTGGACCTGCGGGTCGGGTCGCCGACGTTCGGGCGGGTCGAGGCCGTCGACCTCGACGCCGCCTCGATGCGGGCGGTCTACCTGTCCGAGGGGCTCGGGCACGCCTTCCAGGCGCTCGCCGACACCACCGTCGTCGGGTACCTGTGCTCGACGTCGTACACCCCGGCGGCCGAGCACGGGATCAGCCCGCTGGACCCGGCCCTCGCGCTGCCCTGGGCCGAGGGGGTCGAGCCGGTGCTGTCCGACAAGGACCGTGCCGCGCCCACCCTGGACGAGGCCCTCGCCGCGGGCGTCCTGCCGGCCTGGGAGAGCTGCCGCGCCCGCCTGGCGGAGCTGCGCGGGTAG